The sequence below is a genomic window from Sorangiineae bacterium MSr12523.
CTTCGCGATGCCGAAATCGAGCACCTTCACCGTGAACGGTGTCGCCCCCGCGCGCCGCGAGGCTGCGAGAAAGACGTTCTCCGGCTTGAGATCGCGATGCACGACGCCGGCCGCGTGGGCGGCCCCCACGGCATGACAGAGCTGCTCGAAAATCGCACACACCTCGGCGGCGGACATGGCGCCGCACCGGTCCATGCGGCTGCGCAGCGTTTCGCCCTCCAAGAGCTCCATCACCAGGTACGGCAGGCCGATACCGGCATCGAATCCCGCGGCGATGACCTCCACGACGTGATCGCTGGCGATGCGGGCTCCGACGCGGGCCTCCTGCTCGAACCGCCGCGCCAATGCGGGATCGGCCACGATCTCACGGTGCATCACCTTGAGGGCGCGAAGCTTTCCCGTGCTTCGCTGCGCGACCACGTACACCGCTCCCATACCGCCCTCGTCGAGGGGCCGCTCCACGGTGAAGTCTCCCCCGACGACGGCCCCTGGAAGCAAGCGGTGGCCGAAGCCGAGAGGAGAGCTCATGGGTGCGAGCTCGGTATACCACTCGGCGGTGGCGCGCGATGTGTTCGTTACTCTTCGGCGGCGTCGTCGACAGTGCTACCGGCAATATCCACGACGACGTGGCTTCGCTCCGCCGCGTGCTCGAGGGCATTGTGAACCATGTCGATCACGTGCCGATCGGCGAGCGAGTAAAAGACGTGCTTGCCAGCACGCCGGCGCGCGACGATGCGTTCGGCGCGGAGCATGCGCAGTTGTTGCGAAACCGTCGAGAGAGCGCTTCCAGCGGCCTCGGCCAGTTCGGTCACGCACCACTCGCCGTCGGCGAGGCGCTCGAGAAGTTTGAGACGGGATACGTCGGCTGCGGTACGGAAGAGCGACGCAGCGCGTTCGAAAGCCTCGTCGCTGACGGGCTTGCGACGTCCGCTACGTTGCGCGTGCTCTTCCGGACCACATGTGGGGTCGTGCAGTTCGGTCGCGGAATTCTTCATCATCGCGGGCTCTGATCGTTTTCGCTTATGCGAGGCGGTTCCGCAAGCGATACACGCTTGGACTCAACCAAATTTCAACTGCAATACGATTGCGCAGTTGACGAAGTGTCGTTTCTCACAAATCTGGCAATACCATCTTCGAGGTGGCGCGCAGCTCGTAGACGAGGACGATCTTGCGTGTTTCGTCGCCGGCGAGGTCGATGTCGCAGGTAGCGAAGCCGTCTCGAGCATCGATATTCCACGTGTGTTGCGCGGGCACGTCGATGTCGACGCCCTCGATCTCGCTCACCGGAACGCGCTCGGTTATTCGCAAGCGCTTTGGCTCGTGCGAGAGATTGGATAGCCATACCGTGACGGTGCGTTTGCGGCGCTGTGTGCCCAAAATCGAACTCGTCTCGTCCTCCTTTTCGACATCGCGACGCACACGGATGGAGTCGTCCGTGCCGAGACCCAGCTCGAAAGGATCGCCTTGTGCCACGAACCGCGTTCGGACACGGCCCGCAGCCGTGCCTGCGTGGTGCACGTGCACCGGGCCCGCCAGAAGCGGGCCGCCATCGGTCAACGTCGCCGTGGCGCGGATGTGCGCCACGCGTGCGAGCTCCGGGTACACCACCCGCTCC
It includes:
- a CDS encoding metalloregulator ArsR/SmtB family transcription factor encodes the protein MMKNSATELHDPTCGPEEHAQRSGRRKPVSDEAFERAASLFRTAADVSRLKLLERLADGEWCVTELAEAAGSALSTVSQQLRMLRAERIVARRRAGKHVFYSLADRHVIDMVHNALEHAAERSHVVVDIAGSTVDDAAEE